Within the Candidatus Babeliaceae bacterium genome, the region GTAGTTTTTCTACATCATATTTACTGTGGCCGGTTGAATTAATTGAATCGAAATTAAAGGCATTGGCAAGTTCATGTATGTCCATAATTTCATGTTCATATGATCCGCCACAAATGAGTGCTAGATAGTTGGCAATTGCTTCTGGCAGATATCCTCCATGAATAAGGTCTTGGAGCGAAAATCCAAAGTCTCGCTTTGACAGCTTTTTCCCTTCGTGGTTGCACAGCATAGGAAGGTGCCAAAAGAGGGGGAGCGTTGCATCAAAAGCTGCATATAAAGATGCTTGTAGTGCCGTATTGCTTAAATGATCTTCTCCTCGAAACACGTGTGAAATATGCATTTCCATATCGTCAACAAAGTTGGCAAAAATAAAGGTAAAGCTTTCATCCTGTCGCGTGAGCGGGAAATCTGAAAAATTGTTCAGATCATACTCTATAGTGCCACGAGCAAGGTCATGTATCTTTACGGTTGCTGCGGGCAGCTTGTAGCGCCAAATATAGGGCATTTTATTCGTAATTTTTTGTAATCTTTCAGCTTCAGTGAGAGCCATACACGTGCGATCGTAGCGGGGTGGCATTTTGAGCGCTATAGACCTTTGTCTTTTTTTATCAAGTTCTTCCACTGAGCAAAAACATGGGTACGCCATGTTCTTTTCAATAAGCGTAGTGAGATATTTTTTATAAAAAGAGTTGCGTTCTGACTGAAAGTAAGGGGCGTAAGGACCGCCAACGTTAGGGCCTTCTTGGTATGATAATCCTAACCAAGAAAGATCTGCAATGATGTGCTGGGCGCCATAATCCATGTTTCTTGTTTGGTCGGTATCTTCAATCCGAACAATAAAAGTACCTTTTTTTTGTAAGGCAAAGAGATAATTGATTAATGCGGCACGCACATTACCTAGGTGCATAAACCCAGTTGGTGAAGGTGCAAATCGGACCCTTACAGGATGGCTCATATGATTCCAGCAGTTAGAAATGATGATTGTTTTTTTATATAATAGCAAAAATGAATATCAATGTGTACTTTTTTAGAAAAAATTCATATATTTTGACATTACTTGTAATGATTTGCTACTTTCATCCCAACTTAAAAAGGGAGAGGCAGCATGAATAAGTGTGTTAAAATTTTTGTTACAGCAGTGATCAAGGATTCTTTTTTGCATGATTTTGTTCAAAGTAATGCGCGAAAATTATCGATAGAGGGCTCGGTGGTGAGGCCAGCTCCTGACAAAATTAAAATTGTCGCCTGTGGAGACAAAGATAATGTCGATAAATTTGTTGATATTTTGCATAAAGAATTTATCGAGCTAGGTGTTCAGGATATTGAAGTAGAGCCATTTCTTAAAGATAAAGACTATCGAGGTGTTTTTAGAATCATAGAGTAGCTGATGGTGCGAATGTATCACTAAAATTTCAAGACGGGCATATTTTTTTTCCGTATACTAACATAATTGCATATTTTTTGGGATATTGTGTGATTATTTTAGTGTTTTTTTTAGTGTTTTTTTTGGATTGTTCTGCTGAGCGCGAAAAGCTATGGTCGCTTTCAATTAACATGAATAATTCATATGATTCGATCGAACGTTTGATTGATGAAAAAACAATTAAAAAGCATCTCAAAAAGCCTCTCATAGATACGTTGTGCGTTGATGCGGATATACCGTTTTCGGAACATGAACTTGCTTATTATATGGACTTTAAGCAGGGTATGACTGTTGCTGCTGAGCATATAAAAAAGCTTGTTTATTGCCTTTCGCAAAAAAATAAATTTGCAACTATTGCTTTTTTGTTAGAGCGATCTGATCAAAAAAATAATTTAACTGTTACGTTGCGCAGTTATTGGACAGTAGGGCGTATTAAGATAGAAGGTGCGCTTTTTAATAAAGAAAGTTATAAGCGTTATTATCTGATGTCCGAGGGCGCTTTATTTGATGCAGTTCGACACGAAGCTTCGTGCAAATATATACAGGACATGTGCTGTGCCCAAGGGTATTTGAACGTTACCTGTTCTGCTCAGTGTACTTATCAACATGCAACTAAAACGGTAGACGTTACGCTTGTTATTAATCCTGGTAAAAAATTTGTTATAGAGTCGGTTGACGTTATTGGCAATCTTACGGGCACTATTGAGCAAGAGATGCGTACAAAAGTACGTAAATTGTGCGGTAAATATTACTCAAAAAAAACATGCGATGATGTACATGCAGAACTGAAAAAAAATCTTTTAGAGCGTGGATATTATGACGCACGTTTTAAGGTGTGCGAAGATATAGATTATTCTAGAAATGTTATAAAATTATCTTACGATTTTACGCTTGCTTCGTGCATGCAGCTTAATTTTGACGGTAATACTTTTTTTTCGACCTATGATCTGCGAAAATTTATTTTTGAAAAATGGAGTCTGTCTGATGCATCTCCAGAAGTTCTTATTGCCGACGTGCAAGAATTATATAAAGAAGAAGGTTTTTTCGATGTTGAAATACATCAAAAAAATCAAGCGGATAGTTTACTGTTTGTTATTCAAGAACATGCGCCCATTATTATTAATAAAATAAAAATATGTGGCACGGAATCTGTGTGTCCCTTATTTATAAAAGATTTTTTTAAGCCGGTATTGCATGAGCGGTTTGCGCAAAAAAAAATGGATGATATAAAAAAAACTATATGCGATTGGTATCACAAAGAAGGTTATTGGCAAGCAGATGTTTCTTGGCAGTTGCCAGCGCGAGATAATCTTGGTGATTATACTCTTACATTGATCATTGAAGAGGGCCCTCGATTTTTTTTACCAGACAATACACCGGCTCCTTTGCAAAAATTAATTGTTCAGCAGAAAAAGCATGTACAAGCTCTGCAGCGAACAGGATGCTCGTATGCAACATGTGAGCTGGAGTACGATATTGTCGACGTAAATGCTGTATTTGTTACCTTAAAAACGGCACACGAATATCCTGTGCGGTATGGTAAAACTATTACTCTTGGTAATAATTATTTTTTATCGAATAGATTGCGTGAGCAGCTTTCTATTACAGAAGGTGATGTTTGGGATAGAGGCATTTTGGAAAAAAATATTAAAAAACTTAAACTGCATCCCATTTTCGAACGAATTACCATAACCCCCGTACGTAGGGATACGGCCGGTCCGGTTAAAGATGTGCTTCTTGCATATACTGTTGACGAGGGACATGAAATAAAGGCGCGATTGGGCGCTCAGTGGGTTGGTCGTCATCTGCATATACATCGTGTAACGCCCAAAGCCGGGTTTTCGTATCTATGGAAAAATCCAAGCTCCTCTGGAGATTGTTTGCGATGTGATATTGATATTACACAGTATTATCGCGATGTAAGTATGCGTTACACTTTGCCATGGAT harbors:
- the gltX gene encoding glutamate--tRNA ligase; translated protein: MSHPVRVRFAPSPTGFMHLGNVRAALINYLFALQKKGTFIVRIEDTDQTRNMDYGAQHIIADLSWLGLSYQEGPNVGGPYAPYFQSERNSFYKKYLTTLIEKNMAYPCFCSVEELDKKRQRSIALKMPPRYDRTCMALTEAERLQKITNKMPYIWRYKLPAATVKIHDLARGTIEYDLNNFSDFPLTRQDESFTFIFANFVDDMEMHISHVFRGEDHLSNTALQASLYAAFDATLPLFWHLPMLCNHEGKKLSKRDFGFSLQDLIHGGYLPEAIANYLALICGGSYEHEIMDIHELANAFNFDSINSTGHSKYDVEKLRWINHKWIERLDIPVLAERIRPFLETTYPEAQQLSQEKLTQLVTLLKTDLVTLSDAAKNFGFYFTAPTIDTELVQKYAVSHYVTFIQKYLSTHDSTAFDAAEFTASLSGYCKEHKVPAKELFALVRIALTGHSDGPTIKDLLAILSPQDVFVRLSALLQL
- a CDS encoding POTRA domain-containing protein; amino-acid sequence: MIILVFFLVFFLDCSAEREKLWSLSINMNNSYDSIERLIDEKTIKKHLKKPLIDTLCVDADIPFSEHELAYYMDFKQGMTVAAEHIKKLVYCLSQKNKFATIAFLLERSDQKNNLTVTLRSYWTVGRIKIEGALFNKESYKRYYLMSEGALFDAVRHEASCKYIQDMCCAQGYLNVTCSAQCTYQHATKTVDVTLVINPGKKFVIESVDVIGNLTGTIEQEMRTKVRKLCGKYYSKKTCDDVHAELKKNLLERGYYDARFKVCEDIDYSRNVIKLSYDFTLASCMQLNFDGNTFFSTYDLRKFIFEKWSLSDASPEVLIADVQELYKEEGFFDVEIHQKNQADSLLFVIQEHAPIIINKIKICGTESVCPLFIKDFFKPVLHERFAQKKMDDIKKTICDWYHKEGYWQADVSWQLPARDNLGDYTLTLIIEEGPRFFLPDNTPAPLQKLIVQQKKHVQALQRTGCSYATCELEYDIVDVNAVFVTLKTAHEYPVRYGKTITLGNNYFLSNRLREQLSITEGDVWDRGILEKNIKKLKLHPIFERITITPVRRDTAGPVKDVLLAYTVDEGHEIKARLGAQWVGRHLHIHRVTPKAGFSYLWKNPSSSGDCLRCDIDITQYYRDVSMRYTLPWITGWPHRSDIYGYSMRYDQPFHIGTPAILYKSEQDGFLLGFNHVYSAGDCALNIGVEWQGIKNLSRLLAEKIQFSPSLIGKMVPYFFIEPTFVIDRLDDKIKPNNGFFSLFTCKGMLPVGKIRDAYFIKLLLEHAFFFEIAHEIVAGFRVRVGHIFNECFFTITPPQRFFLGGAYSMRAYLADLVPPLNIYTDNAGCECIVPIGGKSMININNEIRFPLYSSLYGVLFTDIGMLAQEKMSEIQPKNILGCTGFGVRLYTPVGPLRADIAWKWKKSFPSDCSYAWFITLGNAF
- a CDS encoding acylphosphatase, whose translation is MNKCVKIFVTAVIKDSFLHDFVQSNARKLSIEGSVVRPAPDKIKIVACGDKDNVDKFVDILHKEFIELGVQDIEVEPFLKDKDYRGVFRIIE